Proteins encoded together in one Halorubellus sp. JP-L1 window:
- a CDS encoding helix-turn-helix domain-containing protein, protein MADLLPSTPDTSAVEDAEPRVIGLDSEDADDLIGALSSGTARELLTALHEDPGTPSKLADRVDTSLQNTQYHLEKLEDADVIEVIDTAYSAKGREMNVYAPANQPLVVFAGGEEKSTGLKAALTRLLGAFAVLAGLSVLVQALAGDLGGLFGGDPAIGRPAPGPGEQPVAGNPNNTTTVETTTAATDAATGTVDAAAAGIPPGAAFFVGGALVLAAGFAYWYARHN, encoded by the coding sequence ATGGCTGACTTGCTGCCCTCCACCCCCGACACGTCGGCCGTCGAGGACGCGGAACCCCGCGTCATCGGGCTCGACAGCGAGGACGCCGACGACCTCATCGGGGCGCTCTCCTCGGGCACTGCCAGGGAACTGCTGACGGCACTCCACGAGGACCCGGGGACACCGTCGAAGCTGGCCGACCGCGTCGACACGTCCCTCCAGAACACCCAGTACCACCTCGAGAAGCTGGAGGACGCGGACGTCATCGAAGTGATCGACACCGCGTACTCCGCGAAAGGCCGCGAGATGAATGTGTACGCGCCCGCGAACCAACCACTCGTCGTCTTCGCAGGCGGCGAGGAGAAGTCGACGGGGCTGAAGGCCGCACTCACGCGCCTCCTCGGTGCGTTCGCGGTGCTCGCCGGGCTCTCCGTGCTCGTGCAGGCACTCGCCGGCGACCTCGGCGGCCTGTTCGGCGGCGACCCCGCCATCGGCCGACCCGCACCCGGCCCGGGCGAACAGCCGGTCGCGGGGAACCCGAACAATACGACGACCGTCGAGACGACGACCGCGGCGACCGACGCGGCGACCGGCACCGTCGACGCCGCCGCCGCAGGCATCCCGCCCGGCGCGGCGTTCTTCGTCGGCGGCGCGCTCGTCCTCGCAGCCGGGTTCGCGTACTGGTACGCACGACACAACTGA